In the genome of Tsukamurella tyrosinosolvens, one region contains:
- a CDS encoding AraC family transcriptional regulator — protein sequence MMERGSPETGAAGPSDWDEARDVVSDAYFPHDLVPLTRATTDNVSVDSVTLGPVRIAHIGWGAEVSVSTDHPDGYAVNVPLDGYLESVTGSESIRATPLSAAIYRPDTPTRITRWSQSCTILGIRFDRDYLHNELTRTLPGPVPHLPTSLDIATESGAGWVSLVQSLAAQLRGNAWVLQNERVAHQLASTLTTAFIVAAVPDEEPGAPLARPRIVKRVIDRIHADPARVWTASDMAEAAGVSVRRLQEGFRLYVGVSPREYLLGVRLERAHHDLVHASPMDTVADVAMRWGFHHTGRFAAAYRRRYGVPPSVTRRG from the coding sequence ATGATGGAACGCGGATCACCGGAGACGGGCGCCGCCGGCCCGTCCGATTGGGACGAGGCACGCGACGTCGTCTCGGACGCGTACTTCCCGCACGATCTCGTTCCGTTGACGCGCGCGACGACCGACAACGTCTCGGTCGACAGCGTGACACTCGGGCCCGTCCGGATCGCGCACATCGGATGGGGTGCCGAGGTGTCGGTCTCGACCGATCACCCCGACGGATACGCGGTCAACGTGCCGCTGGACGGCTACCTCGAATCGGTCACCGGCAGTGAGAGCATCCGGGCCACGCCCCTGTCGGCCGCGATCTACCGGCCGGACACCCCGACCAGGATCACTCGATGGTCGCAGTCGTGCACCATCCTCGGCATCCGCTTCGATCGGGACTACCTCCACAACGAACTGACCCGGACGCTGCCGGGGCCGGTGCCGCACCTGCCGACGAGTCTCGACATCGCGACCGAATCCGGCGCCGGCTGGGTGTCTCTCGTGCAGTCGCTGGCGGCGCAGCTCCGAGGGAACGCCTGGGTGCTGCAGAACGAACGCGTCGCCCACCAGCTCGCGAGCACGTTGACGACCGCATTCATCGTCGCGGCGGTTCCGGACGAGGAGCCCGGCGCACCTCTGGCGCGGCCACGGATCGTCAAGCGGGTGATCGACCGGATCCACGCCGACCCCGCGCGGGTATGGACGGCGTCCGACATGGCGGAGGCAGCGGGGGTGAGTGTGCGCAGGTTGCAGGAGGGGTTCCGGCTGTACGTCGGCGTGAGCCCGCGCGAGTACCTGCTCGGGGTCCGCCTCGAACGCGCCCACCACGACCTCGTCCACGCCTCCCCGATGGACACCGTGGCCGATGTCGCGATGCGGTGGGGCTTCCACCACACCGGCCGCTTCGCCGCCGCGTACCGGCGCCGGTACGGGGTCCCGCCCTCGGTCACCCGACGCGGATAG
- a CDS encoding DoxX family membrane protein, which produces MDVVFLIGRILLAVLFVMSAVGHFTAAEGMAQYAAAKKVPAAKLAVVGSGVIALLGGLSLILGVWIDLGALLLVLFLLPVTVMMHDFWKAVDPEAKQTEMISFNKNLALIGGALILFYFVNVTQSVPLGLTGPLFPAW; this is translated from the coding sequence ATGGACGTCGTTTTCCTGATCGGCCGCATCCTGCTCGCGGTCCTGTTCGTGATGTCGGCCGTCGGCCACTTCACCGCCGCCGAGGGGATGGCGCAGTACGCCGCCGCCAAGAAGGTGCCGGCGGCCAAGCTGGCGGTGGTCGGCAGCGGCGTGATCGCGCTGCTCGGCGGCCTGTCGCTGATCCTGGGCGTGTGGATCGACCTGGGCGCGCTGCTGCTCGTGCTGTTCCTGCTGCCCGTCACGGTGATGATGCACGACTTCTGGAAGGCCGTGGATCCGGAGGCCAAGCAGACCGAGATGATCTCGTTCAACAAGAACCTCGCCCTCATCGGCGGCGCGCTGATCCTGTTCTACTTCGTCAACGTCACCCAGTCCGTGCCGCTGGGCCTCACCGGCCCGCTGTTCCCGGCCTGGTGA